In Apteryx mantelli isolate bAptMan1 chromosome 16, bAptMan1.hap1, whole genome shotgun sequence, a single genomic region encodes these proteins:
- the ZDHHC4 gene encoding palmitoyltransferase ZDHHC4: MDFLTLFLMYLCFVLTTIILVCIYSRRKQSFLARSVNGAAQVLSFVIPTRLQRMTQKVLHRLFHTRNCLFVVLHIALQAAVYGEYTWEVFGYCWELEFLIHLLLLPYLLLAMNTAFFILCSRANPGIITKSNHAPLIKIYAYDAVLFQKGIVCPTCNMEKPARSKHCSLCNICVHRFDHHCVWVNNCIGAFNTKYFFLYLFTLTAMAANIAIITAAFLIQVVLLSNMMHGSYIDDQGQEHAIEILFLIQHLFLTFPRIVFMLGFVILLTLVLGAYCCFNVYLALTNQTSNEWYKSRRYGCSHHLALQPQDRQVIYRNIYSNGVWMNLKEIFQPPTVLERKKKT; the protein is encoded by the exons ATGGACTTTCTGACTCTATTCTTGATGTATTTGTGTTTTGTTCTCACTACTATTATTCTAGTCTGCATCTACTCCAGAAGGAAACAGAGTTTCCTTGCACGAAGTGTCAATGGTGCAGCCCAG GTATTGTCATTTGTAATCCCCACACGGCTTCAAAGAATGACACAGAAGGTGCTTCACAGGCTCTTCCACACACG GAACTGTTTGTTTGTTGTCCTGCATATAGCCTTGCAAGCGGCAGTTTATGGTGAATACACATGGGAAGTGTTTGGGTACTGCTGGGAGCTGGAGTTCCTCATCCACCTCCTGCTGCTACCCTACCTGCTGCTGGCCATGAATACGGCGTTCTTCATTCTCTGCTCTCGGGCCAATCCTG GTATAATAACAAAATCAAATCATGCACCATTAATTAAGATTTATGCATATGATGCTGTATTATTTCAGAAAGGTATCGTGTGCCCTACATGCAACATGGAGAAACCAGCCAGATCAAAACATTGCA GTTTATGTAATATCTGTGTACATCGTTTTGATCACCACTGTGTGTGGGTCAACAACTGCATAGGTGCCTTCAATACAAAGTATTTCTTCCTTTACCTGTTTACACTGACTGCTATGGCTGCAAACATTGCAATCATCACAGCAGCATTTCTCATCCAAGTGGTGCTGCTGTCAAATATGATGCATGGAAGTTACATTGATGACCAAGGACAAGAGCATGCTATTGAGATTCTCTTTCTCATTCAG cacCTTTTCTTGACTTTTCCTAGGATTGTCTTCATGCTTGGTTTTGTTATTCTTCTCACTCTTGTACTGGGAGCGTACTGCTGTTTCAATGTATACTTGGCCTTAACCAACCAAACATCCAATGAATGGTATAAATCGAGAAGATATGGATGTTCTCACCATCTAGCATTGCAGCCTCAGGACAGACAAGTTatctacagaaatatttattctaaCGGAGTCTGGATGAATTTAAAGGAAATCTTTCAGCCTCCTACAGtattggaaagaaagaagaaaacatga
- the E4F1 gene encoding transcription factor E4F1, with translation MEAAMATSAGPAGLTAAAAEAREGAAATGSGPAAAPAGPAAFLSLPAPFGEEDEDDVHKCGRCQSEFTSLEEFVQHKLQKICQRAPEALTAASAGLLNQEVQKVVPSVEESITVAHIVVEASSIAEEISNASAIVGSGHIKEVIVAGDHVFENPNGSVDGEVTEDQGNPDDQEQDISTELIKVKLLVNKEGRYVCELCQKTFKTASILKAHMITHSSRKDYECKLCGTSFRTKGSLIRHHRRHTDERPYKCKKCGKSFRESGALTRHLKSLTPCTEKIRFNMNKEIVVNKDDLPAGSCSSNTDTVSSIASESIETSPVIHLVTDAKGNVLHEVHVQMQELPVVDAKSLDQDPSHPEEQPCEGEGNSENLLRQAMRNSGIVIERVAMEEMQKPDEPAVAATEELENEVMEAEEEPCGEQCVEIEQPESTDTERTNGCKSYVCPHCNEAFSEATSLETHIKGHLDYKPFKCEECGKEFTKGYLLKKHQEVHVNERRFRCGECGKLYKTIAHVKGHRRVHSDERPYSCPKCGKRYKTKNAQQVHFRTHLEDKPYVCQYCGRGFREKGSLVRHIRHHTGEKPFKCYKCGRGFAEHGTLNRHLKTKGGCLLALKEVEEVMVSEESQSADNLAATVISEDPHTVLVEFSSVVADTQEYIIETATEDMETSEAAEIIEGTRHEVDSHIMKVVQQIVNQANSGHQIIVQNVTVAENSEVSTDAADTITIATPESLTEQVAMTLASAIGEGAVLTTEGSIETEEATVTMVASEDIEIMEHAGEFVIASQEGEVEVQTVIV, from the exons AATTTGTTCAGCACAAATTGCAAAAGATCTGCCAGCGCGCTCCAGAAGCTCTTACTGCTGCCTCGGCAGGTCTTCTCAACCAAGAAGTGCAAAAG GTTGTTCCTTCTGTCGAGGAGTCTATAACTGTTGCTCATATAGTTGTTGAAGCATCTTCAATAGCAGAGGAAATCAGCAATGCATCAGCTATAGTAG GTAGTGGGCACATAAAAGAAGTCATTGTTGCAGGAGACCATGTTTTTGAAAACCCAAATGGTAGTGTTGATGGGGAAGTCACTGAAGATCAAGGCAATCCTGATGATCAGGAGCAGGATATTTCCACAGAACTGATAAAGGTTAAGCTTCTGGTTAATAAAGAAGGACGATACGTATGTGAATTGTGCCAGAAGACATTTAAAACA GCCAGCATCCTCAAAGCTCACATGATCactcacagcagcagaaaggacTATGAATGTAAACTCTGTGGAACTTCCTTTAGGACAAAAGGGTCTCTGATTCGACACCATCGGCGTCACACTG ATGAACGACCTTACAAATGCAAGAAATGTGGGAAAAGCTTCAGGGAATCGGGAGCTTTGACTCGGCATCTGAAATCTCTGACACCTTGCACTGAAAAAATTCGCTTCAACATGAACAAAGAAATAGTAGTCAATAAAGATGATTTGCCAGCAG GATCCTGTAGTTCAAACACAGACACAGTTTCATCGATTGCGAGTGAATCGATCGAGACCTCACCTGTGATTCATCTAGTGACAGATGCAAAAGGCAATGTTCTTCATGAAGTTCATGTCCAAATGCAGGAACTTCCTGTTGTTGATGCAAAATCTCTGGACCAAGAT CCATCACATCCTGAGGAGCAGCCGTGTGAGGGGGAAGGGAACAGTGAGAACCTGCTGAGGCAGGCCATGAGGAATTCCGGAATTGTGATAGAGAGAGTCGCTATGGAAGAAATGCAAAAGCCAGATgaacctgctgtagctgctacAGAAGAACTAGAAAATGAAGTGATGGAAGCAGAAGAGGAGCCATGTGGGGAACAGTGTGTTGAAATAGAACAACCAGAGTCT acAGATACAGAAAGAACAAATGGATGCAAAAGTTACGTTTGCCCTCACTGTAATGAAGCCTTCAGTGAAGCTACATCCCTTGAAACACACATCAAAGGACACTTAG attACAAGCCTTTTAAGTGTGAGGAGTGTGGCAAAGAGTTCACGAAAGGCTATCTGTTAAAAAAGCATCAAGAAGTGCACGTGAATGAACGCCGTTTCCGCTGTGGAGAGTGTGGCAAGCTCTACAAGACCATTGCACACGTCAAGGGGCACCGCAGGGTGCATTCTGATGAACGGCCATATTCCTGTCCAAAGTGCGGCAAGCGTTACAAGACAAAG AATGCCCAGCAAGTTCACTTCCGTACGCATTTGGAAGATAAACCTTACGTATGTCAGTACTGCGGCCGGGGCTTTCGGGAAAAGGGCTCACTGGTCCGTCACATCCGCCATCACACGGGTGAGAAGCCTTTTAAGTGTTACAAGTGTGGACGAGGGTTTGCAGAACATGGCACTCTCAACAGGCACTTAAAGACCAAAG GTGGCTGCCTGCTTGCTTTGAAGGAGGTCGAAGAAGTGATGGTGTCTGAGGAGAGTCAGTCAGCTGACAACTTAGCTGCAACAGTCATTTCTGAAGATCCTCATACTGTTTTGGTAGAATTTTCTTCAGTGGTGGCAGACACTCAGGAATACATCATTGAG ACTGCTACTGAAGACATGGAGACCAGTGAAGCTGCTGAAATAATAGAGGGAACAAGACATGAG GTTGACAGCCACATTATGAAGGTTGTGCAACAAATAGTAAATCAAGCAAACTCTGGTCACCAGATCATTGTACAGAATGTTACAGTGGCAGAAAACTCTGAAGTAAGCACAGATGCTGCAGACACAATCACCATAGCGACCCCCGAAAGCCTCACGGAGCAGGTCGCTATGACGCTGGCTTCGGCCATCGGAGAAGGAGCGGTGCTGACCACAGAGGGTAGCATTGAGACGGAAGAAGCGACGGTGACAATGGTTGCGTCCGAGGACATTGAAATAATGGAACATGCAGGAGAGTTTGTGATCGCCTCCCAGGAGGGGGAGGTGGAAGTCCAGACTGTGATTGTATAA